One genomic segment of Burkholderiaceae bacterium includes these proteins:
- a CDS encoding acyl-CoA synthetase yields the protein MPSIFDTDLPRTEANFAPLTPLAFIQRAAEVYPERLAVVHGALRQTWQQTYRRCRQLASALQQAGVGKNDTVAVMLPNTPPMVEAHFGVPMAGAVLNALNTRLDPEAVAFMLDHGEAKVLIVDPEFAPVMKKALALRQSKAPLRVIDVEDALYGAGQPIGSTTYEAFLAQGDADFEWRYPADEWDAIALNYTSGTTGNPKGVVYHHRGAATNAISNILEWDLPKHAVYLWTLPMFHCNGWCFPWTVAARAGVNVCLRRVEAKAIFDAIREHGVTHYCGAPIVHGLLVNAPDELKTGVPAGVKCMVAGAAPPAAMIEGMEKMGFDLTHVYGLTEVYGPATVCAKQVGWAGLPIGERAALNARQGVRYHLQRDARVLDPETMQPVPMDGETMGEIMFRGNIAMKGYLKNPQATAEAFAGGWFHSGDLAVQYPDGYIKIKDRSKDIIISGGENISSIEVEDALYRHPAVLAAAVVAKPDPRWGETPCAFVELKAGAQVSEADIVAHCKQHLAGFKVPRAVVFGELPKTSTGKIQKFELRKQAGSAAAIDV from the coding sequence ATGCCCTCGATCTTCGATACCGACCTGCCCCGCACCGAAGCCAACTTCGCGCCCCTGACGCCGCTGGCCTTCATCCAGCGCGCGGCTGAGGTCTACCCCGAGCGCCTGGCGGTGGTGCACGGTGCGCTGCGCCAGACCTGGCAGCAAACCTACCGGCGCTGCCGCCAGCTGGCCAGCGCGCTGCAGCAGGCCGGCGTGGGCAAAAACGACACCGTCGCCGTGATGCTGCCCAACACCCCGCCGATGGTGGAGGCGCATTTCGGCGTGCCCATGGCCGGCGCCGTGCTGAACGCGCTGAACACCCGGCTGGACCCGGAGGCCGTGGCCTTCATGCTCGACCACGGCGAGGCCAAGGTGCTCATCGTCGATCCGGAGTTCGCCCCGGTGATGAAGAAGGCGCTGGCCCTGCGGCAGTCGAAGGCGCCGCTGCGGGTGATCGACGTCGAGGACGCGCTGTACGGCGCTGGCCAGCCCATCGGCAGCACCACCTATGAGGCCTTCCTGGCCCAGGGCGACGCCGATTTCGAGTGGCGCTACCCGGCGGACGAATGGGACGCCATCGCGCTGAACTACACCAGCGGCACCACCGGCAACCCCAAGGGCGTGGTCTACCACCACCGCGGCGCGGCCACCAACGCCATCAGCAACATCCTGGAATGGGACCTGCCCAAGCACGCGGTCTACCTGTGGACGCTGCCCATGTTCCACTGCAACGGCTGGTGCTTTCCGTGGACGGTGGCGGCGCGCGCCGGCGTCAACGTGTGCCTGCGCCGCGTGGAGGCCAAGGCCATCTTCGACGCCATCCGCGAGCACGGCGTGACGCACTACTGCGGCGCGCCCATCGTGCACGGCCTGCTGGTCAACGCGCCCGACGAGCTGAAGACGGGCGTGCCCGCCGGCGTGAAGTGCATGGTGGCCGGCGCGGCGCCGCCGGCGGCAATGATCGAGGGCATGGAGAAGATGGGGTTCGACCTGACCCACGTCTACGGCCTGACCGAGGTCTACGGCCCGGCCACGGTGTGCGCCAAGCAGGTTGGCTGGGCCGGGCTGCCGATCGGCGAGCGCGCCGCCCTGAACGCCCGCCAGGGCGTGCGCTACCACCTGCAGCGCGACGCGCGCGTGCTCGACCCCGAGACCATGCAGCCGGTGCCGATGGACGGCGAGACCATGGGCGAGATCATGTTCCGCGGCAACATCGCCATGAAGGGCTACCTGAAGAACCCGCAGGCCACGGCCGAGGCCTTTGCCGGCGGCTGGTTCCACTCGGGCGACCTGGCGGTGCAGTACCCCGACGGCTACATCAAGATCAAGGACCGCAGCAAGGACATCATCATCTCGGGCGGCGAGAACATCTCCTCCATCGAGGTCGAGGACGCGCTGTACCGCCACCCCGCCGTGCTGGCCGCGGCCGTGGTCGCCAAGCCCGACCCCAGGTGGGGCGAGACGCCCTGCGCCTTCGTCGAGCTGAAGGCCGGCGCGCAGGTCAGCGAGGCCGACATCGTGGCCCACTGCAAGCAGCATCTGGCCGGCTTCAAGGTGCCGCGCGCCGTGGTGTTCGGCGAGCTGCCCAAGACCAGCACCGGCAAGATCCAGAAGTTCGAGCTGCGCAAGCAGGCCGGGTCGGCGGCGGCCATCGACGTGTGA
- a CDS encoding DNA primase gives MAIPQHFIQELLARADVVEIVGRYVQLKKTGANFSGLCPFHGEKTPSFTVSPSKQFFHCFGCGKNGNAIGFLMEFTGAGFVEVVHDLAQQYGLQVPEDERSPAERARAAQESEQRASLTDVLARAADAYRQHLKTSPRAIDYLKRRGVSGAVARDFGLGYAPEGWRTLAGVFPDYADAQLHDSGLVIVGEDDEGKRYDRFRDRIMFPIRDVKGLVIGFGGRVLGDEKPKYLNSPETPVFHKGRELYGLFEARGALREHGYALVTEGYMDVVALAQLGFANAVATLGTACTPEHVHKLFRFTDSVVFSFDGDSAGRRAAHKALQAALPLASDVRSIKFLFLPPEHDPDSFIRAEGAEAFQQAVQAAVPLSRFVLDAAAEDCDMDTAEGRSHFAANARPLWQLLPAGALAAQLLGDIAAQVRIGVHELQQLWGLRGAAQPARARGHGAPAADRGAARGPAVSHRPSPRAVAPRAAPSSRAHRALQIVLTAPGSWQALSGSDHQLLCEQAAPYGPLFAWLDGQVLEHGPQPWSALREALRGHPLEDAAVRAIEGLHDEIDSDPGELQDILRQERPVHLKQRMDAALAAGDVALYQSLLPELARAKTGEREAGGY, from the coding sequence GTGGCCATTCCCCAGCATTTCATCCAGGAGCTTCTGGCGCGCGCCGACGTGGTCGAGATCGTCGGCCGCTACGTGCAGCTGAAGAAAACCGGGGCCAACTTCTCGGGCCTGTGCCCGTTCCATGGCGAGAAGACGCCCTCCTTCACCGTCAGCCCATCCAAGCAGTTCTTCCACTGCTTCGGCTGCGGCAAGAACGGCAACGCGATCGGCTTTCTGATGGAGTTCACCGGCGCCGGCTTCGTCGAGGTGGTGCACGACCTGGCGCAGCAATACGGCCTGCAGGTGCCCGAGGACGAGCGCAGCCCCGCCGAGCGCGCGCGCGCCGCGCAGGAGAGCGAGCAGCGCGCCAGCCTGACCGACGTGCTGGCGCGCGCGGCCGACGCCTACCGCCAGCACCTGAAAACCTCGCCACGCGCCATCGACTACCTCAAGCGCCGCGGCGTCTCGGGCGCGGTGGCGCGCGACTTCGGCCTCGGCTACGCGCCCGAGGGCTGGCGCACGCTCGCCGGCGTGTTCCCGGACTACGCCGACGCGCAGCTGCACGACAGCGGCCTGGTCATCGTCGGCGAGGACGACGAAGGCAAGCGCTACGACCGCTTTCGCGACCGCATCATGTTCCCCATCCGCGACGTCAAGGGCCTGGTCATCGGGTTTGGCGGGCGCGTGCTGGGCGATGAAAAGCCCAAATACCTCAACTCGCCCGAAACCCCGGTGTTCCACAAGGGGCGCGAGCTGTACGGCCTGTTCGAGGCCCGCGGCGCCTTGCGCGAGCACGGCTACGCCCTGGTCACCGAAGGCTACATGGACGTGGTGGCCCTGGCCCAGCTGGGCTTTGCCAACGCCGTGGCCACCCTGGGCACGGCCTGCACGCCCGAGCACGTGCACAAGCTGTTTCGCTTCACCGACAGCGTGGTGTTCAGCTTCGACGGCGACAGCGCCGGCCGGCGCGCCGCGCACAAGGCGCTGCAGGCCGCCCTGCCCCTGGCCAGCGACGTGCGCAGCATCAAATTTTTGTTTTTGCCGCCCGAGCACGACCCCGACAGCTTCATCCGCGCCGAGGGCGCCGAGGCCTTCCAGCAGGCGGTGCAGGCCGCCGTGCCGCTGTCGCGCTTCGTGCTCGACGCCGCCGCCGAGGACTGCGACATGGACACGGCCGAGGGACGCTCGCACTTTGCCGCCAACGCCCGGCCCCTGTGGCAGCTGCTGCCCGCCGGCGCCCTGGCCGCCCAGCTGCTGGGCGACATCGCGGCGCAGGTGCGCATCGGCGTGCACGAGCTGCAGCAGCTGTGGGGCCTGCGCGGCGCGGCGCAGCCAGCACGGGCCCGGGGCCATGGCGCGCCCGCCGCCGATCGCGGCGCCGCCCGCGGCCCTGCGGTGTCCCACCGCCCGTCGCCGCGTGCCGTCGCGCCGCGCGCCGCCCCCAGCAGCCGCGCGCACCGGGCGCTGCAGATCGTGCTGACGGCGCCCGGCAGCTGGCAGGCCCTGAGCGGCAGCGACCACCAGCTGCTGTGCGAGCAGGCGGCGCCCTACGGCCCGCTGTTTGCCTGGCTGGACGGCCAGGTGCTGGAGCACGGCCCCCAGCCCTGGAGCGCGCTGCGCGAGGCGCTCCGAGGCCACCCGCTGGAGGACGCCGCCGTGCGGGCCATCGAGGGACTGCACGACGAGATCGACTCCGACCCCGGGGAGCTGCAGGACATCCTGCGCCAGGAGCGCCCCGTGCACCTGAAGCAGCGCATGGACGCGGCGCTGGCCGCCGGCGACGTGGCGCTGTACCAGAGCCTGCTGCCCGAGCTGGCCAGGGCCAAGACCGGCGAGCGCGAAGCAGGCGGGTATTGA
- the rpoD gene encoding RNA polymerase sigma factor RpoD, with protein sequence MPTSAKTAKPTPKAKAASKAKPAAADELEPKAAPAKKAARKSTGPAKAAAEKSAPPKRGKAGKAAAREGDDTDLSDIEAELEGEPEAATPEVVEKVKPLRMKISKAKERALMKEFGLDESVLSEEEMNTRRANLKTLLKLGKTRGYLTHGEINDHLPDKLVDAETLEAVVSMLNDLGVAVYEQTPDAETLLLTNTGTSTATEEEAEEEAEAALSTVDSEFGRTTDPVRMYMREMGTVELLTREGEIEIAKRIEGGLMEMMDAISASPTTIAEILRMAGEIREGKVVINTIVDGFADADENDDYVAEEDFDEYDEEDDDDGKGGSKSMTRLLEKLKAEALERFDDVAALFDKVRRAYDKEGWGSPTYVKAQHALSQRLMSIRFTAKTIEKLCDLLRGQVDDVRKYERELRRIIVDRCGYPQDHFIADFSGRDKSGNRVRSHLLDLKWVERQAHADKPWSAIMGRNIPPIQDLQQKLTDLQAQVVVPLDELKAINKRMNEGEAASRDAKKEMIEANLRLVISIAKKYTNRGLQFLDLIQEGNIGLMKAVDKFEYRRGYKFSTYATWWIRQAITRSIADQARTIRIPVHMIETINKMNRISRQHLQEFGFEPDAALLAEKMEIPEDKIRKIMKIAKEPISMETPIGDDDDSHLGDFIEDSNNTAPVEAAMQAGLRDVVKDILDSLTPREAKVLRMRFGIEMDNDHTLEEVGKQFDVTRERIRQIEAKALRKLKHPSRSDKLRSFTDNT encoded by the coding sequence ATGCCCACCAGCGCCAAAACCGCCAAGCCCACCCCCAAGGCCAAGGCCGCTTCCAAGGCCAAGCCCGCAGCGGCCGACGAGCTCGAGCCCAAGGCCGCGCCGGCCAAGAAGGCCGCCCGCAAGTCCACCGGCCCCGCCAAGGCCGCCGCCGAAAAGTCCGCCCCGCCCAAGCGCGGCAAGGCTGGCAAGGCCGCTGCCCGCGAGGGGGACGACACCGACCTGTCCGACATCGAGGCCGAGCTGGAGGGTGAGCCCGAGGCGGCCACGCCCGAGGTGGTCGAGAAGGTCAAGCCGCTGCGCATGAAGATCAGCAAGGCCAAGGAACGTGCCTTGATGAAGGAGTTCGGCCTGGACGAGAGCGTGCTCTCCGAAGAGGAGATGAACACCCGCCGCGCCAACCTGAAGACCCTGCTCAAGCTGGGCAAGACGCGCGGCTACCTGACGCACGGCGAGATCAACGACCACCTGCCCGACAAGCTGGTGGACGCCGAGACGCTGGAGGCCGTGGTCTCCATGCTCAACGACCTGGGCGTGGCCGTGTACGAGCAGACGCCCGACGCCGAGACCCTGCTGCTGACCAACACCGGCACCAGCACCGCCACCGAGGAAGAGGCCGAGGAAGAAGCCGAGGCCGCCCTGTCCACCGTGGACAGCGAGTTCGGCCGCACCACCGACCCGGTGCGCATGTACATGCGCGAGATGGGCACGGTGGAGCTGCTGACGCGCGAGGGCGAGATCGAGATCGCCAAGCGCATCGAGGGCGGCCTGATGGAGATGATGGACGCCATCAGCGCCAGCCCCACCACGATCGCCGAAATCCTGAGGATGGCCGGCGAGATCCGCGAGGGCAAGGTGGTCATCAACACCATCGTCGACGGCTTTGCCGACGCCGACGAGAACGACGACTACGTGGCCGAGGAAGACTTCGACGAGTACGACGAAGAGGACGACGACGACGGCAAGGGCGGCTCCAAGTCCATGACCCGCCTGCTGGAAAAGCTCAAGGCCGAGGCGCTGGAGCGCTTCGACGACGTGGCCGCGCTGTTCGACAAGGTGCGCCGCGCCTACGACAAGGAAGGCTGGGGCTCGCCCACCTACGTGAAGGCGCAGCACGCGCTGTCGCAGCGGCTGATGTCGATCCGCTTCACCGCCAAGACGATCGAAAAGCTGTGCGACCTGCTGCGCGGCCAGGTGGACGACGTGCGCAAGTACGAGCGCGAGCTGCGCCGCATCATCGTCGACCGCTGCGGCTACCCGCAGGACCATTTCATCGCCGACTTCTCGGGCCGCGACAAGAGCGGCAATCGGGTGCGCTCGCACCTGCTGGACCTCAAGTGGGTCGAGCGGCAGGCCCATGCGGACAAGCCCTGGAGCGCGATCATGGGGCGCAACATTCCGCCCATCCAGGACCTGCAGCAAAAGCTGACCGACCTGCAGGCGCAGGTGGTGGTGCCGCTCGACGAGCTGAAAGCCATCAACAAGCGCATGAACGAGGGCGAGGCCGCCAGCCGCGACGCCAAGAAGGAGATGATCGAGGCCAACCTGCGCCTGGTCATCAGCATCGCCAAGAAGTACACCAACCGCGGCCTGCAGTTCCTGGACCTCATTCAAGAGGGCAACATCGGCCTGATGAAGGCGGTGGACAAGTTCGAATACCGCCGCGGCTACAAGTTCTCGACCTACGCCACCTGGTGGATCCGCCAGGCCATCACGCGCTCCATCGCCGATCAGGCGCGCACCATCCGCATTCCGGTGCACATGATCGAGACCATCAACAAGATGAACCGCATCTCGCGCCAGCACCTGCAGGAGTTCGGCTTCGAGCCCGACGCCGCCCTGCTGGCCGAGAAGATGGAGATCCCGGAGGACAAGATCCGCAAGATCATGAAGATCGCCAAGGAGCCGATCTCGATGGAAACGCCCATCGGCGACGACGACGACAGCCACCTGGGCGACTTCATCGAGGACAGCAACAACACCGCCCCGGTGGAGGCCGCCATGCAGGCCGGCCTGCGCGACGTGGTCAAGGACATCCTCGACAGCCTGACCCCGCGCGAGGCCAAGGTGCTGCGCATGCGCTTCGGCATCGAGATGGACAACGACCACACGCTGGAGGAAGTGGGCAAGCAGTTCGACGTCACGCGCGAGCGCATCCGCCAGATCGAGGCCAAGGCGCTGCGCAAGCTCAAGCACCCCTCGCGCTCGGACAAGCTGCGCAGCTTCACCGACAACACCTGA
- a CDS encoding branched-chain amino acid ABC transporter ATP-binding protein/permease: MTRRHLTWLAIALLALSWPLFGAFTITLVNYIGLYSLVAVGLVMLTGVGGITSFGQAAFVGLGAYATAWICTSPTATHALSALPAGALPWLGLLLGLAVTALIAWFLGAVTLPLAGHFLPLGTLAWGLSLYYIFGNLEGLGGFTGITGVPPLSIAGYELSSPRVLGVLIWAVLLLAIWGLHNLLDSREGRAIRALKSGRVMAESMGVDTARQRMKLFVLAALLSAVSGWLYAHLQRFVNPTPFDLNIGIEYLFMAVVGGSGYLWGAVLGATLITLLKEQLQDWLPRLLGASGNFEVIVFGLLMLLVLQRAADGLWPLIAAWVNRFLKPAKPRAQAVAAVPLARHTLPPAGQVVLQAKDVTKRFSGLVANNAVNLDVRSGEVHALIGPNGAGKSTFFNMISGVDDPTSGTVTLLGQAMAGKPSRAFAALGLGRTFQHVRLLGQRSVLENVAVGAHLRARRGWLAAMLRADRGEEAALLAEARRQIERCGLAQYIDTPAASLPLGQQRIVEIARALAGQPSILLLDEPAAGLRHLEKQALAQLLTQLRAEGLAVLVVEHDMEFVMNLADRITVLEFGTVIALGTPAQVQANPRVMEAYLGSDFAGATS; encoded by the coding sequence ATGACCCGCCGCCATCTCACCTGGCTGGCCATTGCCCTGTTGGCGCTGTCCTGGCCGCTGTTCGGGGCCTTCACCATCACGCTGGTGAACTACATCGGCCTGTATTCGCTGGTGGCCGTGGGGCTGGTCATGCTCACCGGCGTGGGCGGCATCACCTCGTTCGGGCAGGCGGCCTTCGTCGGCCTGGGCGCCTACGCCACGGCCTGGATCTGCACTTCGCCCACCGCCACGCACGCGCTGTCGGCGCTGCCAGCCGGCGCCTTGCCCTGGCTGGGCCTGCTGCTGGGCCTGGCGGTCACGGCGCTGATCGCCTGGTTCCTGGGCGCCGTCACGCTGCCACTGGCGGGGCACTTCCTGCCGCTGGGCACGCTGGCCTGGGGCCTGAGCCTGTATTACATCTTCGGCAACCTCGAGGGCCTGGGCGGCTTCACCGGCATCACCGGCGTGCCGCCGCTGTCCATCGCCGGCTACGAGCTGAGCTCGCCGCGCGTGCTGGGCGTGCTGATCTGGGCGGTGCTGCTGCTGGCCATCTGGGGCCTGCACAACCTGCTGGACTCACGCGAGGGCCGCGCCATCCGGGCGCTCAAGAGCGGGCGGGTGATGGCCGAGTCGATGGGCGTGGACACCGCCCGCCAGCGCATGAAGCTGTTCGTGCTGGCGGCGCTGCTGTCGGCCGTCTCGGGCTGGCTGTACGCGCACCTGCAGCGCTTCGTCAACCCCACGCCGTTCGACCTGAACATCGGCATCGAATACCTGTTCATGGCCGTGGTGGGGGGCTCGGGCTACCTGTGGGGCGCGGTGCTGGGCGCCACCCTGATCACCCTGCTCAAGGAGCAGTTGCAGGACTGGCTGCCGCGCCTGCTGGGCGCCAGCGGCAACTTCGAGGTCATCGTGTTCGGCCTGCTGATGCTGCTGGTGCTGCAGCGCGCCGCCGACGGCCTGTGGCCGCTAATCGCGGCCTGGGTGAACAGGTTTCTGAAGCCGGCCAAGCCGCGCGCGCAGGCCGTGGCCGCGGTCCCGCTGGCGCGCCACACCCTGCCGCCGGCTGGTCAGGTGGTGCTGCAGGCCAAGGACGTCACCAAGCGTTTCAGCGGCCTGGTGGCCAACAACGCCGTCAACCTGGACGTCAGGTCTGGCGAAGTGCATGCCCTGATCGGCCCCAACGGCGCCGGCAAGAGCACCTTCTTCAACATGATCTCGGGCGTGGACGACCCGACCTCGGGCACCGTCACCCTGCTGGGCCAGGCCATGGCCGGCAAGCCCTCGCGCGCCTTTGCCGCGCTGGGGCTGGGACGCACCTTCCAGCACGTGCGGTTGCTGGGCCAGCGCAGCGTGCTCGAGAACGTGGCCGTGGGCGCGCACCTGCGGGCGCGGCGTGGCTGGCTGGCGGCCATGCTGCGCGCCGATCGCGGCGAGGAGGCAGCCCTGCTGGCCGAGGCCCGCCGCCAGATCGAGCGCTGCGGCCTGGCCCAGTACATCGACACCCCCGCGGCCTCGCTGCCCCTGGGCCAGCAGCGCATCGTCGAGATCGCGCGGGCGCTGGCGGGCCAGCCCTCCATCCTGCTGCTGGACGAGCCGGCCGCCGGCCTGCGCCACCTCGAGAAGCAGGCCCTGGCCCAATTGCTGACCCAGCTGCGGGCCGAAGGCCTGGCCGTGCTGGTGGTGGAACACGACATGGAATTCGTCATGAACCTGGCCGATCGCATCACGGTGCTCGAGTTCGGCACCGTCATCGCCCTGGGCACGCCGGCCCAGGTGCAGGCCAATCCCCGCGTCATGGAAGCCTACCTGGGCAGCGACTTTGCCGGAGCCACTTCATGA
- a CDS encoding ABC transporter ATP-binding protein codes for MNAPLLNIQDFSVCYGPVEALHQVALTVGEGEIVTVIGPNGAGKSTLLNAVMGLLPSTGGVQLAGDKIARPTVEAMVARGVGLVPEKRELFGEMSVEDNLLLGGFARWRRGQRDQAERMGEVFALFPRLQERRAQLAATLSGGERQMLAIGRALMARPKLLMLDEPSLGLAPLIVREVLHIVASLRDLGVSVLLIEQNARAALQVADRGYVLEMGAVALSGEASALLTDRRVIETYLGVGGKKAE; via the coding sequence ATGAACGCCCCGCTGCTCAACATCCAGGACTTCAGCGTCTGCTACGGCCCGGTGGAGGCGCTGCATCAGGTGGCGCTGACGGTGGGCGAGGGCGAGATCGTCACCGTCATCGGCCCCAACGGCGCTGGCAAGAGCACGCTGCTGAACGCGGTGATGGGGCTGCTGCCGTCGACCGGCGGCGTGCAACTGGCCGGCGACAAGATCGCCCGCCCCACGGTGGAGGCCATGGTGGCGCGCGGCGTGGGTCTGGTGCCCGAAAAGCGCGAGCTGTTCGGCGAGATGTCGGTCGAGGACAACCTGCTGCTGGGCGGCTTTGCCCGCTGGCGGCGCGGCCAGCGCGACCAGGCCGAGCGCATGGGCGAGGTGTTCGCGTTGTTTCCGCGTCTGCAGGAGCGCCGCGCGCAGCTGGCGGCCACGCTGTCGGGCGGCGAGCGGCAGATGCTGGCCATCGGCCGCGCGCTGATGGCGCGCCCCAAGCTGCTGATGCTGGACGAGCCCTCGCTGGGCCTGGCGCCGCTGATCGTGCGCGAGGTGCTGCACATCGTGGCCTCGCTGCGCGATCTGGGCGTGTCGGTGCTGCTGATCGAGCAGAACGCGCGCGCCGCGCTGCAGGTGGCCGACCGCGGCTACGTGCTGGAGATGGGCGCCGTGGCCCTCAGCGGCGAGGCCAGTGCGCTGCTGACCGACCGGCGCGTGATCGAGACCTATCTGGGGGTGGGTGGCAAGAAGGCCGAATGA
- a CDS encoding Crp/Fnr family transcriptional regulator encodes MSHDKFDVARYLGTLPLFSSITGPERERLAQDCHLRRLERGRTIFRVGDACREFHVVVMGQVKLFAMSPTGVEKVIHLCGPGRSFGEAVMFMESPYLVTAQTLTDTLLLTIERATVLREIERSPAFSLRMLAGLSRRLQGLVQDVEAVSLHSGTQRVIGYLLGGRSIPEPGSASMTVTLPVSKAAIASRLSITPEYFSRVLSELASQGLIEVDKREIHIPDVARLANYPGR; translated from the coding sequence GTGAGTCACGACAAGTTCGACGTTGCGCGCTACCTGGGCACGCTGCCGCTGTTTTCCAGCATCACCGGGCCCGAGCGCGAGCGGCTGGCGCAGGACTGCCACCTGCGCCGCCTGGAGCGCGGGCGCACCATCTTTCGCGTGGGCGATGCCTGCCGCGAGTTCCACGTGGTGGTGATGGGCCAGGTCAAGCTGTTCGCCATGTCGCCCACGGGGGTGGAGAAGGTGATTCACCTGTGCGGGCCGGGGCGCAGCTTCGGCGAGGCGGTGATGTTCATGGAGTCGCCCTACCTGGTCACCGCGCAGACGCTGACCGACACCCTGCTGCTGACGATCGAGCGCGCCACGGTGCTGCGCGAGATCGAGCGCAGCCCGGCCTTTTCGCTGCGCATGCTGGCCGGCCTGTCGCGGCGCCTGCAGGGCCTGGTGCAGGACGTGGAGGCGGTGTCGCTGCACAGCGGCACGCAGCGCGTGATCGGCTACCTGCTGGGCGGGCGCTCCATCCCGGAGCCGGGCAGCGCGTCGATGACGGTGACGCTGCCGGTCAGCAAGGCGGCGATCGCCTCGCGCCTGTCGATCACGCCCGAGTATTTTTCGCGCGTGCTCAGCGAGCTGGCCTCGCAGGGCCTGATCGAGGTGGACAAGCGCGAGATCCACATCCCGGACGTCGCGCGGCTGGCCAATTACCCGGGCCGCTGA
- a CDS encoding multidrug effflux MFS transporter: protein MNPDAAKIWQAPRWALAILLAMLGMLGPFSIDTYLPAFAAIAGSLQATPVEMQQTLSAYLFGFAFMNLFHGALSDSFGRRPVILGGLVVFTLASLGCALSQTVGHLIFFRALQGLSTGAGVVVSRAVIRDMFPPSEAQRVMSQVTIFFGVAPAIAPMMGGVLSEYLGWHAIFWFLVAVGVVLIVANLRLLPESLHVKDRQPFQFGHLLKGYAVLLSDPRFFLLALASGVPFNGLFLYILGAPAYLGEVLHLKPTQFFWFFALNIGGIMIGSWLSGRMAGRVAPKNQIMQGFRIMVAVSIVNIIANALFEAEVWWSLWPIALFAFGWALMVPVVTLLVLDLHPDRRGMASSLQSVVGSVANGIVAGAVAPLVMHSALGMAIMSAAFLFVGLLSWLWLHQRWPEIGNPRHPQAAPGQRPG, encoded by the coding sequence ATGAATCCCGACGCCGCCAAAATCTGGCAGGCCCCGCGCTGGGCCCTGGCCATCCTGCTGGCCATGCTCGGCATGCTGGGGCCGTTCTCCATCGACACCTACCTGCCGGCGTTCGCGGCCATTGCCGGCTCGCTGCAGGCCACCCCGGTCGAGATGCAGCAGACGCTGTCGGCCTATCTGTTCGGCTTTGCCTTCATGAACCTGTTTCACGGCGCGCTGTCCGACAGCTTCGGGCGCCGGCCGGTCATCCTGGGCGGGCTGGTGGTGTTCACGCTGGCGTCCCTCGGCTGCGCGCTGTCGCAGACCGTGGGGCACCTGATCTTCTTTCGCGCCCTGCAAGGCCTGTCCACCGGTGCCGGCGTGGTGGTCTCGCGCGCGGTCATCCGCGACATGTTTCCACCGTCCGAGGCCCAGCGCGTGATGAGCCAGGTCACCATCTTCTTCGGCGTGGCCCCGGCCATCGCGCCGATGATGGGCGGCGTGCTGTCCGAATACCTGGGCTGGCACGCGATCTTCTGGTTTCTGGTGGCAGTCGGCGTGGTGCTGATCGTCGCCAACCTGCGCCTGCTGCCCGAGAGCCTGCACGTCAAGGACCGCCAGCCCTTCCAGTTCGGCCACCTGCTCAAGGGCTATGCGGTGCTGCTGTCGGACCCGCGCTTTTTCCTGCTGGCGCTGGCCTCGGGCGTGCCCTTCAACGGTCTGTTCCTGTACATCCTGGGCGCGCCCGCCTACCTGGGCGAGGTGCTGCACCTCAAGCCCACGCAGTTCTTCTGGTTCTTCGCCCTCAACATCGGCGGCATCATGATCGGCTCGTGGCTGTCCGGGCGCATGGCGGGCCGGGTGGCGCCCAAGAATCAGATCATGCAGGGCTTTCGCATCATGGTGGCGGTCTCGATCGTCAACATCATCGCCAACGCACTGTTCGAGGCCGAGGTCTGGTGGTCGCTGTGGCCGATCGCGCTGTTCGCCTTCGGCTGGGCGCTGATGGTGCCGGTGGTCACGCTGCTGGTGCTGGACCTGCACCCCGACCGGCGCGGCATGGCCTCGTCGCTGCAGTCGGTGGTCGGCTCGGTGGCCAACGGCATCGTGGCCGGCGCGGTGGCGCCCCTGGTCATGCACTCGGCCCTCGGCATGGCCATCATGTCGGCCGCGTTCCTGTTCGTGGGCCTGTTATCGTGGCTGTGGCTGCACCAGCGCTGGCCCGAGATCGGCAACCCGCGCCACCCGCAGGCCGCCCCCGGTCAGCGGCCCGGGTAA